One window of the Synechococcus sp. CC9311 genome contains the following:
- a CDS encoding aldo/keto reductase, whose translation MQYASLSNGDRMPLLGLGTGKSESRQVYKSVREAIKIGYRHIDCASIYGNEEEVGDAIRDAIQNHEITRSELWITSKLWSNCHGKNHVEAALSQSLQNLGVDYLNLYLIHWPVGIRPEKTFAESVDDLLTPEESPISETWEAMESTRDKGLTKHIGVSNFTVKKLQQLVSHCKQKPEVNQVEHHPLLQQPTLIEYCASEEILITAYSPLGSMDRPQSLKVKDAPAVLDHPVIRAIAETRGCSPAQVVLAWDVQRGISAIPKSVKPSRLLENLQAADIQLSNTELQKIEALDQNFRLVNGAFWVMEGGPWTLQSLWDTP comes from the coding sequence TCAAGACAGGTTTATAAATCAGTAAGGGAAGCCATCAAGATTGGATACCGCCACATTGATTGCGCGAGCATTTATGGCAATGAAGAGGAAGTAGGTGATGCCATTCGCGACGCCATTCAAAATCATGAGATCACAAGATCGGAGCTCTGGATCACATCGAAGCTTTGGTCTAACTGCCATGGCAAGAATCATGTAGAAGCGGCACTCAGCCAATCACTTCAGAATCTAGGAGTGGACTATCTGAACCTTTATCTCATTCATTGGCCGGTGGGAATCAGACCAGAGAAGACTTTTGCAGAGTCGGTTGATGATCTACTCACACCGGAAGAAAGTCCGATCAGCGAAACATGGGAGGCGATGGAATCAACACGCGACAAAGGGCTTACGAAACACATTGGTGTTAGCAACTTTACGGTTAAAAAGTTGCAACAACTGGTCTCCCATTGCAAGCAGAAACCAGAGGTGAATCAAGTGGAGCACCATCCGCTTTTGCAACAGCCAACCTTGATTGAGTATTGCGCGTCAGAAGAGATTCTGATCACCGCTTACTCCCCACTCGGCTCCATGGACAGACCCCAATCCCTAAAGGTGAAAGATGCACCGGCTGTGCTCGACCATCCTGTGATTCGTGCGATTGCGGAAACACGCGGCTGTTCTCCCGCCCAGGTGGTGCTGGCATGGGATGTCCAAAGGGGCATTTCAGCGATTCCTAAGTCCGTTAAACCGTCACGCTTGCTTGAAAATTTACAAGCTGCTGATATCCAACTCAGCAACACCGAGTTGCAAAAAATTGAAGCGCTCGATCAGAATTTCCGCCTTGTGAACGGAGCATTTTGGGTGATGGAGGGTGGTCCTTGGACACTTCAATCGCTCTGGGACACCCCTTAA